Below is a genomic region from Bacteroidota bacterium.
ATCTCTTTTAGTTGTTTGAATGTTCTTGTACTTTTTCTAATACAATTGCATTAAATTTTTTTGGTTCTTCTATATTGAGATTATGTGCCGAATTTTCAAATATGAAAAAATCTTTATTGGGGGCTTTCAATTGGTCGTAAAATTCTTTAGCAGTTTGGGTTGGGCATTGGTAATCGTATTTGCCTTGAAATATATAAACCGGCACTTGCATGCTGTCAATTTCCTGCGATAAATCAGTTTGAATTTGTGTGGAAAATAGATGAGTAATGGAAAACTTGTTGCCTCTCATATAGTTTGTTTTATCTTTAAAAGAATATTCATCGGCTTTAAGGATAAATTTCAGAAGAGAAAGCATTGATGTTTCGCCATGTACTGCACCGCCATATTTGTTTACAAATTTCCTTTCTTGCATTATAAACTTTATAAACTCATCACTATCGGCATTTATTGATGGGAAAGTAATTTTTGAAAGTCTTCTAATGCCTTTTTTATCGTTTTGCAGGCTTGCCTGTTCTTTCACCCAATCAAACGATACTTTTTCGCCCTCGTATTGCATACAAGACTGACCTACTCCAAAATAGGCATGATAAAGTTCAGGGTGTTGGTAGGCTGTTAAAATACCAAGAAACGAACCCCAGGAATGCCCCATGATAAATATTTTTTCTTTGCCGAAACGTTTTATCAAGTATTCTGAAACCTCTTGTGTGTCTGAAATAAATTGTTCCAAATTCATGGTTACGGGTGGAATATTGTTAGAATATGA
It encodes:
- a CDS encoding alpha/beta hydrolase; this encodes MKINKLIHVVILGLISILAFSCATRSMEKGETSPIVDANGNKLPNSISEITNVEIGGIDQYLIIRGADTSKPVILFVHGGPGSPETALMRALNPTIENDFMMVYWEQRGAGKSYSNNIPPVTMNLEQFISDTQEVSEYLIKRFGKEKIFIMGHSWGSFLGILTAYQHPELYHAYFGVGQSCMQYEGEKVSFDWVKEQASLQNDKKGIRRLSKITFPSINADSDEFIKFIMQERKFVNKYGGAVHGETSMLSLLKFILKADEYSFKDKTNYMRGNKFSITHLFSTQIQTDLSQEIDSMQVPVYIFQGKYDYQCPTQTAKEFYDQLKAPNKDFFIFENSAHNLNIEEPKKFNAIVLEKVQEHSNN